A genomic window from Nicotiana sylvestris chromosome 11, ASM39365v2, whole genome shotgun sequence includes:
- the LOC138881036 gene encoding uncharacterized protein codes for MAKDSELWDVICDGPFLPTKNLGESAKEIWEALQTAHEGTTHVKQSKIDMLTTEYEFIKMKDDESIQDMHTRFTSIINELHSIGESILRSKLVRKIFSVLPNSKESKVNSIMEAKDLQTLTMNELVGNLKTYEMKKKKNKKKKKKKKKKMKKDNERREPKREKNLVLNTNNNDSSVHQGLPLLKQDQYNNNFDKVAKRDKVPDKHFKRKNDADNVAKQDLAAWGDSSSESEEENDYDGSSMMVVENETTEYYSIFALMAQSNDDEDDNGDKVNFLDVRRNLKSYSPKKLMSLENVLINAYHSLITDKDTLIMEQGKPEQTRDDLVVIVVDLKETIKNQKKEKNSLEEKIASIEHERDDLMVVVVDLKETFESASREKNPR; via the exons ATGGCTAAAGATTCTGAGCTATGGGATGTTATATGTGACGGACCCTTTCTCCCTACAAAGAACCTTGGCGAATCAG CAAAAGAGATATGGGAGGCTCTTCAGACAGCTCACGAGGGAACAACACATGTGAAACAATCCAAGATTGATATGCTCACAACTGAATATGAGTTCatcaaaatgaaagatgatgaatcCATCCAAGATATGCATACTCGATTCACCTCCATCATCAATGAGCTTCACTCTATTGGTGAAAGTATTCTAAGAAGCAAGCTTGTCAGAAAAATCTTTAGTGTACTACCCAATTCTAAGGAAAGCAAAGTTAACTCCATTATGGAGGCTAAGGACTTGCAGACACTGACCATGAATGAACTTGTTGGAAACTTGAAAACctatgaaatgaagaagaagaagaataagaaaaagaagaagaagaagaagaagaagatgaaaaaggacaatgaaagaagagagcccaagAGGGAGAAGAACCTGGTCCTTAACACGAACAACAATGACTCAAGTG TTCATCAAGGATTGCCCCTTCTAAAGCAAGATCAGTACAATAACAACTTTGACAAAGTAGCCAAGAGGGACAAGGTTCCTGACAAACACTTCAAGAGGAAGAATGATGCTGACAATGTTGCAAAGCAAGAtcttgctgcatggggagactcctccagcgaatctgaagaagaaaatgactaTGATGGTAGTTCAATGATGGTAGTGGAAAATGAAACAACTGAGTATTATTCAATATTTGCTTTAATGGCTCAATCTAATGACGATGAAGATGACAACGGCGATAAGGTAAATTTTCTAGATGTCCGGAGAAATCTGAAATCTTACTCTCCTAAAAAGCTCATGTCATTAGAAAATGTGCTAATTAATGCATACCATAGTCTTATCACTGATAAAGATACATTAATTATGGAACAAGGAAAAcctgaacaaactagagatgactTAGTAGTCATTGTAGTCGATTTGAAAGAAACGATAAAGAaccagaaaaaagaaaagaattccTTAGAAGAGAAAATTGCCAGTatagaacatgaaagagatgaTCTAATGGTTGTTGTGGTGGACTTAAAAGAAACCTTTGAGAGTGCAAGTAGAGAAAAAAACCCTCGTTGA